One genomic segment of Paenibacillus xylanexedens includes these proteins:
- a CDS encoding assimilatory sulfite reductase (NADPH) flavoprotein subunit, with the protein MELQVTNSPFNQEQVELLNRLIPTLTDGQRTWLSGYIAAIQASATIAAPANLVQAAPTTGIAPVSAPPVSREVTVLFGSQTGNSSSLSKKLAKKLEEQGLQVTLSSMGDFKPNGLKKIENLLIIVSTHGEGEPPDNAIPLHEFLNSKRAPKLEGLRYSVLALGDTSYEFFCQTGKDFDKRLQELGGTALVPRVDCDVDFDEAAAEWMNEVLASLSSTSAGASTVTTEAVTAAVSGGESEYDRTNPFKAEVLENLNLNGRGSDRETRHIELSLEGSSLDYEPGDSLGVFPENHPRLVDELIAAMGWNADERVTVNKNGDQASVHEALLRYFDITAVTKPVVEQLAKLNPGSGLTALLADDSEFRTVMNSCDLLDLVQDYNLKGIPAAEFVAVLRKIPARLYSIASSSKSFPDEVHLTVRTVRYEARGRERYGVCSVHLAERIEAGDTLPVYIQHNPNFKLPENPDTPIIMVGPGTGVAPFRSFLGEREETGAEGKTWLFYGDQHFATDFLYQTEWQRWLKDGVLTKMDVAFSRDTEQKVYVQHRMLEHSKELYQWLQEGASVYICGDEKKMAHDVHAALTTILEQEGGLSPEQASEYLTRLQQEKRYQRDVY; encoded by the coding sequence GTGGAACTTCAAGTGACAAACAGCCCTTTTAATCAAGAACAAGTTGAACTGCTTAATCGTCTTATTCCTACATTGACCGATGGACAACGTACTTGGTTGAGCGGATATATTGCAGCAATTCAGGCAAGCGCGACAATAGCGGCTCCAGCTAACCTGGTACAGGCTGCACCAACTACAGGTATTGCACCTGTCAGTGCTCCGCCAGTATCCCGGGAAGTTACCGTACTCTTCGGTTCACAAACCGGGAATTCCAGTAGCCTATCGAAAAAGCTGGCCAAGAAACTTGAAGAGCAAGGTCTTCAGGTAACGTTGTCATCGATGGGAGATTTCAAACCGAACGGACTCAAGAAAATTGAAAATCTTCTCATCATCGTCAGTACGCATGGCGAAGGCGAACCACCAGATAATGCGATTCCGCTGCATGAATTCCTGAACAGCAAACGGGCTCCGAAGCTTGAAGGACTTCGTTACTCGGTGTTGGCTCTGGGAGATACCTCCTATGAGTTCTTCTGTCAGACAGGTAAGGACTTCGATAAACGATTGCAGGAGTTGGGTGGTACAGCGCTTGTACCGCGTGTGGACTGTGATGTTGATTTTGATGAAGCAGCTGCAGAGTGGATGAATGAAGTACTGGCATCCTTAAGTAGTACATCTGCTGGTGCGAGTACGGTAACCACTGAGGCTGTCACAGCAGCGGTGAGCGGCGGGGAATCCGAATATGATCGCACGAATCCATTCAAGGCTGAAGTGTTGGAAAATCTCAATCTGAATGGCAGAGGATCAGATCGTGAAACACGCCACATTGAGTTGTCTTTGGAAGGCTCCAGTCTGGACTACGAGCCAGGTGACAGCCTTGGGGTATTCCCTGAGAATCACCCGCGCCTTGTTGATGAATTGATTGCAGCCATGGGATGGAATGCCGATGAGCGTGTGACCGTGAATAAAAACGGAGATCAGGCATCTGTGCATGAAGCGTTGCTGCGTTATTTTGACATTACAGCGGTGACGAAACCGGTGGTGGAACAACTTGCGAAACTGAATCCTGGGAGTGGACTGACGGCGTTACTGGCAGATGATTCCGAATTCCGTACAGTCATGAATAGCTGTGATCTGCTGGATCTGGTTCAGGATTATAATCTGAAAGGTATTCCTGCTGCAGAATTCGTAGCTGTTCTTCGCAAAATTCCGGCACGTCTGTATTCGATAGCGAGTAGTTCGAAGTCTTTCCCGGATGAAGTTCATCTTACCGTTCGTACGGTACGTTATGAAGCGCGTGGCAGAGAACGTTACGGTGTATGCTCGGTACATCTGGCTGAACGAATCGAAGCTGGCGACACCCTGCCTGTATATATACAGCATAACCCGAATTTCAAGCTGCCTGAGAACCCGGATACACCAATCATCATGGTTGGCCCAGGTACAGGTGTAGCGCCGTTCAGATCTTTCCTTGGTGAGCGTGAAGAAACAGGAGCAGAGGGCAAGACATGGCTGTTCTACGGGGATCAGCATTTCGCCACGGACTTCTTGTACCAGACGGAGTGGCAGCGTTGGCTCAAAGATGGTGTGCTCACAAAGATGGATGTAGCCTTCTCACGTGATACGGAACAGAAAGTGTATGTACAACATCGCATGCTGGAACACAGCAAAGAACTGTACCAGTGGCTTCAGGAAGGTGCAAGCGTATATATCTGTGGTGACGAGAAAAAAATGGCACATGATGTGCATGCTGCGCTCACCACGATTCTTGAACAAGAAGGCGGTTTATCGCCTGAGCAGGCATCGGAATATCTGACACGGTTACAGCAGGAGAAACGTTATCAGCGGGACGTCTATTAA
- a CDS encoding winged helix-turn-helix transcriptional regulator, with translation MEQEMKKYESGVQAMLELVGGKWRILILHQLISGKKRTSELRRAIPGITQKVLTQQLRELEKNEIIHRIIHPQIPPKVEYELTEYGLTLQDIIDRICLWGENHLDRVYGDKSRVLGDHFSDYIPLSTST, from the coding sequence GTGGAACAAGAAATGAAAAAATATGAGAGTGGTGTTCAGGCGATGCTGGAACTGGTCGGTGGAAAATGGAGGATTCTTATTCTGCATCAGTTGATATCAGGTAAAAAACGAACAAGCGAACTTCGCAGAGCCATTCCTGGCATTACCCAGAAAGTCTTAACCCAGCAGCTGCGTGAACTGGAAAAGAATGAAATCATCCATCGGATCATTCATCCTCAGATTCCGCCCAAGGTAGAGTATGAGCTGACAGAGTACGGCTTGACACTACAGGACATCATTGACCGCATATGTCTGTGGGGAGAGAATCACTTGGACAGAGTATACGGAGATAAAAGCAGAGTGCTTGGAGATCATTTTAGTGACTATATTCCACTTTCAACTTCAACTTGA
- a CDS encoding S-layer homology domain-containing protein yields the protein MDKLRKPMIFMLSATLALSSGPLMLPSKAYADLSSIPATLLQDDFSDGNYTESPAWNVSSGNWEVFADPTDASNFTLFQSDTNEGIISTGDSMSDMTVSMRFYTGAGQGYPGILPRFQDKSNYYYFQMQVPNNKLVFSKKVNNGDTTLKTVDYAFAKDTWYTLKIVLSGATIRGYIAENSSDRLVFDLNDSSIGSGVVGIRNKWQSVHMDDVIIAEKPPVNDALLTIAEQTASSVSLQWSEIVGASAYRLYRSSTPEGGYSLVTSTGTLEHTDEGLSGDTVYYYKLAYEYGGLTESLWSAPLEVRTTATAPQAPSELKAEALNATSVKLSWAAVDKSTGYRVVRAEAGSEQYEQIYEGKGLTFTDNALEPGTSYSYRVTAFNAAGESAPTVAEGTTYSIDSPAEFVATAVTDTSISLGWNALTGSDVTYTLSRSTSATGTYQQVYSGNENTFNDSGLTMGTGYFYIIQATVDGVTSPASAPLGVATLRTSITPGQLWPDLDGKPIDAHGAGFFYDEQTETYYWYGEYHKGGWPAVGVRVYSSKDLMNWTDEGMALTTLQSMDDFDNDPLISKLYAGREDRVDIWADIRKGRIIERPKVIYNDKTKKYVMWAHMDGDKDPYNDNANYGKAKAGYAISDSPTGPFVYQKSYRMDRAPEGEKDYFPSDKGMARDMTLFKDDDGTGYLIYSSEENLTLYISKLNEDYSDVTGWHKEGRTDDKGNPVRDSTYQAEYGVDYVRVFPGGQREAPAMFKYQGKYYILTSGASGWAPNENKVTVADNIFGPWSTQTNPFVRTLPTDPEPGKAFGTQTTSVIPVDPEKGKFIYVGDTWNGGNFSNDAAKYVFLPIEFGIGSDIAIKWYNSWTPDLLNSMGKVDIADPLPEAVALGKVPSLPTTLNVRDGGELVSTPAVWTIDNRAMTAEDFSKPGPLTLQVTTPEYNNKKQAVRVNVIPENALYFVNSGGYETADYNLMGAYMKGTLANPGTADQMYAPAEGRNWGYVSADALASGSNGGDIFSTVRYLNGGNVSNSPKGTDLTYRFDVPNGTYDVYAGFNDPWSNTSRRANFIINGNNTGAVTFTPASVRAHKGISVSDNKLELTVSNTASQDPMISWIMIVKPDAAPPANDSAGLNADALDSTSATLRWDAHLGAASYKLYRSDREQGEYKVVYSGNGRDYTDSELNPGTEYYYKVEAFDATGQSLRGVSSAYQVHTAQQSAADVATGITALEQPSAGAKKLKLPSVPQGFTLKIASSSVPSVIQTDGTIIPPSKETTVTLELEITRASDDSRALTVPLTVKVLASVPSPGGTDPGSGGNTGGNSGGNSGNGSGSGNNGGQSGSGSPSTENAAPQPKPEKDRSVLELQGQSDQKGVVQSNVDASTIKEAFQVAPSTDAGQRLVELRLKPVSGATVYEVSLPASALIDQGESHVFNIVTELGTLELPATLLTKDIVGDGIASIRLVRTELPKTVADQLGTQYGVQLELQLDGQPWPSESELILRLPFQSSQNAQQDRIVAFAIGANGVATPLPQSYYDPNSGQLVFSVTSLTGNYAVVPVEQTFADLAEVQWAKKAMEALAVRGVIDAEASGDSTQLHPKQEMTRGQYMQWLMTALGLNASSGNAFSDVNEKAPYYQAVTAARSLGITSGTGDGRFLPESTITRQEMMTLTVRALAAAGLVDSEKAGTDNLTRFRDASEIRSYARDSVALLVDLGIAHGYNGEVKPLAEATRAESATLLYAMMSKLVWKK from the coding sequence TTGGATAAACTCAGGAAACCCATGATATTTATGTTATCTGCAACACTTGCGCTGTCTTCCGGACCGTTGATGCTGCCGAGTAAGGCGTATGCCGATCTGAGCAGTATACCCGCCACATTGTTGCAGGACGATTTTTCGGATGGGAATTACACGGAATCACCCGCGTGGAACGTAAGCTCAGGCAACTGGGAAGTGTTCGCTGACCCGACAGATGCGTCCAACTTTACGCTTTTCCAGAGCGATACCAATGAAGGCATCATCTCTACTGGAGACTCCATGTCGGACATGACCGTGTCCATGCGCTTTTACACGGGAGCCGGTCAGGGGTATCCGGGAATATTGCCGCGGTTTCAGGATAAGAGCAACTATTATTATTTTCAAATGCAGGTACCTAACAACAAATTGGTCTTCAGCAAAAAGGTGAATAACGGCGACACAACGTTGAAAACGGTGGACTATGCGTTTGCCAAAGATACGTGGTACACACTCAAAATAGTGCTGTCGGGTGCCACCATTCGAGGATATATCGCCGAAAATAGCTCCGATCGGTTGGTATTTGATTTAAACGATTCTTCCATTGGGTCAGGTGTTGTTGGCATTCGAAATAAGTGGCAGTCGGTACATATGGATGACGTTATTATTGCCGAGAAGCCACCAGTGAACGATGCTTTGCTCACCATTGCAGAGCAGACGGCATCTTCGGTTTCCCTACAATGGTCTGAAATCGTAGGTGCATCAGCCTATCGCCTGTACCGTTCCTCTACGCCTGAAGGAGGTTATTCTCTGGTAACCAGTACCGGAACTTTGGAACACACGGATGAAGGATTAAGTGGGGATACGGTGTATTATTACAAGCTTGCCTATGAATACGGAGGATTAACTGAATCCTTGTGGTCTGCGCCGCTGGAAGTACGAACTACAGCGACGGCCCCTCAAGCTCCGAGCGAACTGAAGGCCGAAGCACTCAACGCAACGAGCGTGAAGTTATCTTGGGCCGCCGTGGACAAGTCAACTGGTTATCGCGTGGTTCGGGCCGAAGCTGGAAGTGAGCAATACGAGCAAATCTATGAAGGTAAAGGGCTCACATTCACGGATAATGCACTTGAGCCGGGCACCAGCTACAGCTATCGTGTGACGGCCTTTAATGCAGCTGGTGAGTCAGCGCCCACTGTTGCAGAAGGCACGACATACTCCATTGACTCTCCAGCAGAATTCGTTGCCACAGCTGTGACAGATACATCAATCTCTCTGGGGTGGAATGCCCTTACTGGATCTGATGTAACGTATACGCTCTCCAGGTCTACCAGTGCTACGGGTACGTATCAACAGGTCTATAGCGGGAATGAAAACACGTTTAACGATAGTGGGTTGACGATGGGCACAGGATATTTTTACATCATTCAGGCGACCGTGGACGGCGTAACTTCTCCAGCATCCGCACCGTTGGGTGTTGCCACACTTCGCACAAGCATCACACCGGGGCAATTGTGGCCAGATCTGGACGGGAAGCCGATTGATGCGCATGGGGCTGGCTTTTTCTATGATGAACAGACGGAGACCTATTACTGGTATGGCGAATATCATAAGGGCGGCTGGCCAGCTGTTGGTGTGCGTGTGTATTCATCCAAGGACCTGATGAATTGGACGGATGAAGGCATGGCGCTAACAACACTTCAATCCATGGATGATTTTGACAATGACCCGTTGATCTCCAAATTGTATGCGGGGCGTGAAGACCGCGTGGATATCTGGGCAGATATCCGCAAAGGACGGATTATTGAACGACCAAAGGTCATTTACAACGACAAAACGAAGAAATACGTAATGTGGGCCCACATGGATGGCGACAAGGACCCCTATAACGATAATGCGAACTACGGTAAGGCGAAAGCCGGTTATGCGATCAGTGACTCTCCAACTGGACCTTTTGTTTATCAGAAGAGTTACCGGATGGACAGAGCCCCGGAAGGGGAGAAAGATTACTTTCCAAGTGATAAGGGTATGGCACGTGACATGACGTTGTTCAAGGACGATGACGGCACTGGCTATCTGATCTACTCCAGTGAGGAAAACCTGACGCTCTATATCTCCAAACTGAATGAAGACTACAGCGACGTAACAGGGTGGCATAAGGAAGGACGAACGGATGACAAAGGCAATCCGGTACGAGATTCCACCTATCAGGCGGAATACGGCGTAGATTACGTGCGTGTATTCCCGGGAGGGCAACGCGAAGCACCGGCGATGTTCAAGTATCAGGGGAAATATTATATTTTGACTTCCGGAGCTTCCGGTTGGGCCCCTAACGAAAACAAAGTGACGGTGGCGGATAACATTTTTGGCCCGTGGTCAACGCAGACCAATCCGTTCGTGCGTACGTTGCCAACCGATCCTGAACCAGGCAAGGCATTTGGCACACAGACCACTTCCGTCATTCCGGTCGATCCGGAAAAGGGCAAGTTCATTTACGTGGGGGATACGTGGAATGGTGGCAATTTCTCGAATGATGCTGCAAAATACGTGTTCTTGCCAATTGAGTTTGGAATAGGCTCCGACATCGCGATCAAGTGGTATAACAGCTGGACACCTGATCTGCTGAATTCGATGGGCAAGGTTGATATCGCTGATCCCTTGCCAGAAGCCGTGGCGCTTGGCAAAGTACCATCCTTGCCAACGACATTGAATGTACGCGACGGTGGGGAACTGGTGTCAACGCCAGCGGTATGGACAATTGATAACCGGGCCATGACGGCAGAAGATTTTTCTAAGCCAGGACCGCTTACGTTGCAGGTAACGACACCGGAATATAACAACAAAAAGCAGGCGGTTCGTGTAAACGTCATTCCAGAGAATGCACTATATTTTGTGAATAGCGGAGGTTACGAAACGGCTGATTACAATCTCATGGGGGCCTATATGAAAGGAACGCTTGCGAACCCGGGAACGGCGGACCAGATGTACGCTCCAGCTGAGGGACGTAATTGGGGTTATGTCAGCGCAGATGCACTGGCATCCGGTTCGAATGGCGGGGATATATTCTCGACCGTACGTTACCTGAACGGTGGAAATGTCAGCAATTCTCCTAAAGGCACGGACTTAACTTATAGATTTGATGTGCCAAACGGGACATACGATGTCTACGCCGGATTCAACGATCCGTGGAGCAATACATCGCGCAGAGCGAATTTCATCATCAATGGCAACAATACCGGTGCAGTTACTTTTACGCCTGCCAGCGTTAGAGCCCACAAAGGCATCAGCGTGTCGGACAACAAACTGGAGTTGACCGTGAGCAATACGGCATCGCAGGACCCGATGATTAGCTGGATTATGATCGTTAAACCTGACGCCGCGCCACCTGCAAATGATAGTGCTGGCCTTAATGCTGATGCGTTAGATTCAACGAGCGCAACGCTTCGCTGGGATGCTCATCTTGGTGCAGCAAGCTACAAGCTCTACCGCTCAGATCGTGAGCAAGGAGAGTATAAGGTGGTCTACAGCGGCAATGGACGGGATTACACGGACAGTGAACTGAACCCCGGCACGGAATATTATTACAAAGTGGAAGCTTTTGATGCGACGGGACAATCCTTGAGAGGTGTATCTTCCGCTTATCAGGTGCACACGGCTCAGCAGAGCGCTGCCGATGTAGCAACAGGGATTACGGCACTGGAACAGCCTTCCGCAGGTGCAAAAAAACTGAAGTTACCATCCGTGCCACAAGGGTTCACGCTGAAGATCGCTTCCAGTTCGGTACCGTCCGTCATTCAAACCGATGGAACGATTATCCCACCATCTAAGGAAACAACGGTAACATTGGAGTTGGAAATTACTCGAGCTTCTGACGACAGCAGAGCCCTGACTGTACCGTTGACGGTGAAGGTGCTCGCATCTGTTCCTTCCCCTGGAGGTACGGACCCTGGTTCGGGCGGTAATACAGGCGGCAATTCCGGTGGGAATTCAGGAAATGGTTCTGGTTCAGGCAACAATGGCGGACAATCAGGAAGTGGAAGTCCAAGTACAGAGAATGCTGCACCACAGCCTAAACCTGAGAAAGACCGTTCAGTTCTGGAGTTGCAGGGACAGTCTGACCAGAAGGGTGTAGTGCAGTCCAATGTGGATGCTTCAACGATTAAAGAGGCTTTTCAAGTTGCCCCTTCAACGGATGCGGGTCAGCGCTTGGTCGAACTTCGGCTGAAGCCGGTTTCGGGAGCAACGGTATATGAAGTATCTCTGCCTGCCTCTGCGTTAATAGATCAGGGAGAGTCACATGTGTTCAACATTGTTACAGAGCTGGGAACGTTGGAGCTTCCTGCGACACTGTTAACAAAGGATATAGTTGGTGATGGGATTGCATCAATCCGACTGGTCAGAACGGAGCTGCCAAAAACAGTCGCAGATCAGCTTGGCACGCAATATGGAGTCCAACTCGAACTTCAACTGGATGGTCAACCATGGCCATCGGAAAGCGAATTGATACTTCGTCTGCCTTTCCAATCCTCACAAAATGCTCAGCAGGATCGGATTGTAGCATTTGCTATCGGCGCGAACGGTGTGGCAACTCCATTACCGCAAAGTTACTACGATCCAAACAGCGGGCAACTTGTATTTTCCGTAACATCACTCACAGGAAATTATGCTGTTGTGCCTGTTGAGCAGACATTCGCAGATCTTGCAGAAGTGCAGTGGGCCAAGAAAGCAATGGAGGCTTTGGCTGTTAGAGGTGTAATTGATGCTGAGGCAAGTGGTGATTCCACGCAGTTACATCCAAAACAGGAGATGACCCGCGGCCAATACATGCAGTGGTTGATGACTGCGCTGGGCTTGAATGCTTCTTCCGGGAATGCGTTCTCTGATGTAAACGAAAAGGCTCCATATTACCAAGCCGTTACAGCTGCGCGTTCGCTAGGTATCACCAGTGGTACAGGTGACGGGCGCTTCTTACCAGAGTCCACGATCACTCGTCAGGAGATGATGACATTGACAGTGAGAGCACTTGCGGCGGCTGGACTGGTTGACTCCGAGAAGGCTGGAACAGATAACCTTACTCGTTTCCGTGACGCTTCCGAGATTCGCTCTTATGCCCGGGATAGTGTGGCATTACTTGTAGATCTGGGCATCGCCCACGGGTACAACGGTGAGGTGAAACCACTTGCCGAAGCAACCCGAGCCGAATCGGCTACGTTGTTATATGCGATGATGAGCAAACTGGTATGGAAGAAATGA
- a CDS encoding IS3 family transposase, producing the protein MSQRENYDIIDELRCSHDITRLLSITGIPRSSYYKWRATQPQRDARQDRDREIKEHMMAIHFENREFGYPRMTTALWESGLNVNHKKVYRIMRELSIQSVIRKKRKKSSYTPSVIYPNRLKRQFHATAPQQKMVTDITYISDGNSFVYLSVIQDLFNNEIVAWQLSKRNDVQLVLDTVEQWTQKRDVSEAVLHSDQGFQYTSQAYNTRLEAFGIKGSHSRKATCLDNACIESFFSHLKTEKLYLNQCNSEVEIRQAVEDYMYNYNYRRFQAKLKQRAPIEYRCALAA; encoded by the coding sequence CTGAGCCAACGGGAGAACTACGATATCATAGATGAATTGCGCTGCTCGCATGACATTACACGCCTATTATCGATTACAGGAATACCCCGTTCCAGTTACTACAAATGGCGAGCAACACAGCCGCAGCGAGATGCAAGACAAGACCGTGACCGTGAGATCAAAGAACACATGATGGCTATTCATTTTGAAAACCGAGAGTTTGGTTATCCTCGTATGACAACGGCGCTCTGGGAGTCTGGCCTGAACGTGAATCACAAGAAAGTATATCGAATCATGCGGGAACTATCGATCCAATCAGTGATTCGCAAGAAGCGGAAGAAGTCCAGCTATACGCCATCTGTGATCTATCCGAATCGCCTAAAGCGCCAATTTCATGCTACAGCACCCCAGCAAAAAATGGTGACGGATATTACCTATATTTCGGATGGGAATTCATTCGTTTACCTGTCCGTGATTCAAGACTTGTTCAACAACGAGATTGTAGCTTGGCAGTTATCTAAACGGAACGATGTTCAGCTCGTATTGGATACGGTGGAACAATGGACACAAAAAAGAGACGTTTCAGAAGCCGTGCTCCATTCGGATCAGGGCTTCCAATATACGTCTCAGGCGTACAACACACGATTAGAAGCATTCGGCATTAAGGGCAGCCACTCTCGCAAAGCAACCTGCCTGGATAACGCATGCATCGAATCCTTCTTTTCGCATCTCAAGACAGAGAAGCTGTACCTTAATCAGTGTAATTCAGAAGTAGAGATTCGACAAGCCGTGGAAGATTATATGTACAATTACAATTACCGACGTTTTCAAGCCAAACTCAAACAGCGCGCACCGATTGAATATCGATGCGCGCTGGCAGCATAG
- a CDS encoding NAD(P)H oxidoreductase, whose product MKVKLVVTHPRQDSLTFAVMNRFIEGMQENSHEIDILDLYHDGFDPLYRVEDERDWQNPDKQHAPVIRKELDRVLAADAIVFVFPIWWYNVPSMLKAYLDKVWNMGLLNKANSKKALWIALAGGTEASFHKYDYYNMISNYLNNGIAGYARMQESRVEFLYETISESKEHIESLLEQAYQIGKHYN is encoded by the coding sequence ATGAAAGTTAAACTGGTCGTTACTCACCCAAGACAGGATTCCCTAACATTTGCCGTGATGAATCGTTTTATAGAAGGTATGCAGGAGAATTCCCATGAAATCGATATACTCGATCTATATCATGACGGATTCGATCCCCTATATCGTGTAGAAGATGAGCGAGACTGGCAAAATCCCGATAAACAGCATGCCCCTGTGATTCGCAAAGAGCTGGATCGTGTGCTTGCGGCTGATGCCATTGTATTTGTTTTCCCGATCTGGTGGTACAACGTCCCCTCCATGCTCAAAGCTTATCTGGACAAGGTATGGAACATGGGTCTGCTGAACAAGGCAAACTCCAAAAAGGCACTGTGGATTGCACTAGCTGGGGGGACGGAGGCTTCATTCCATAAATACGACTATTACAACATGATTTCCAACTATCTAAATAATGGGATCGCAGGCTATGCGAGAATGCAGGAATCCCGAGTCGAATTCCTCTATGAAACCATTTCAGAATCCAAAGAACATATCGAAAGCTTGCTGGAGCAAGCATATCAAATCGGCAAACATTACAATTAA
- the cysI gene encoding assimilatory sulfite reductase (NADPH) hemoprotein subunit, whose translation MVYNNLLNPQRTNSDVEDIKIKSDYLRGSLTETLADRITGAIPEDDNRLMKHHGSYMQDDRDLRNERHKSKLEPAYQFMLRVRASGGIVTPEQWLMMDRVAHKYANETIRLTTRQSFQLHGVLKWDLKNTIREVNDSLLSTLAACGDVNRNVMCNPNPNQSDVHAEVYEWACQVSNHLDPRTRAYHELWLDGEKVIDSQDSDEEVEPIYGKVYLPRKFKIGIAVPPSNDVDVYSQDLGFIAIVENGKLQGFNVSVGGGMGMSHGDAKTYPQVSKVIGFCTPEQMIDVAEKTVMIQRDYGDRAVRKHARFKYTLDDRGVEWFVEELTSRLGWKLDAARPYHFETNGDRYGWVKGNNGRWHYTLFIQNGRVKDVDGYPLMTGLREIAKVHTGDFRLTANQNLIIGNISSQKKKKIEALIQQYNLTDGAHYSALRRSSMACVAFPTCGLAMAESERYLPSLIDKLEPVLDEAGLRDKEIVIRMTGCPNGCARPMLAEISFIGKAPGKYNMYLGGSFTGHRLNKLYKENIGETEILDTLTPMVNQYAKERNEGEHFGDFVIRVGYVPEVLDGRQFHA comes from the coding sequence ATGGTTTATAATAACTTACTTAACCCACAGCGCACGAATAGTGATGTGGAAGATATAAAGATCAAAAGTGATTACTTGCGCGGAAGTCTGACCGAAACGTTAGCCGATCGTATCACGGGGGCTATTCCAGAGGACGACAACCGTCTGATGAAACACCACGGCAGTTATATGCAGGATGACCGTGACCTGCGCAATGAGCGTCACAAATCCAAGCTGGAGCCTGCATACCAATTCATGTTGCGTGTGCGTGCTTCCGGTGGGATTGTAACTCCAGAGCAGTGGTTGATGATGGACAGAGTGGCACATAAATATGCAAATGAGACGATTCGTCTGACCACACGTCAGTCTTTCCAACTGCATGGTGTACTGAAGTGGGATCTTAAGAACACCATTCGCGAAGTGAACGATTCGTTGCTAAGCACACTGGCTGCATGTGGTGACGTAAACCGTAACGTGATGTGTAACCCGAATCCGAATCAATCTGATGTGCATGCTGAAGTGTATGAGTGGGCATGTCAGGTGAGCAATCATCTGGACCCTCGTACGCGGGCTTATCATGAGCTATGGCTGGACGGCGAGAAAGTGATTGATTCTCAGGACTCCGACGAAGAAGTTGAACCAATCTATGGCAAAGTGTATTTGCCACGGAAGTTCAAAATCGGTATTGCTGTACCACCATCCAATGATGTGGACGTCTATTCACAGGATCTTGGCTTTATTGCTATTGTGGAGAACGGCAAGTTGCAAGGCTTCAACGTTTCCGTAGGAGGCGGCATGGGGATGTCTCATGGTGACGCCAAAACCTATCCTCAGGTGTCCAAAGTCATTGGTTTCTGTACGCCGGAGCAAATGATTGATGTTGCAGAGAAAACAGTTATGATTCAGCGTGATTATGGAGATCGTGCAGTTCGTAAACATGCTCGTTTCAAATATACGCTGGATGATCGTGGTGTGGAGTGGTTTGTCGAAGAGCTGACCAGCCGTCTGGGATGGAAACTGGATGCGGCACGCCCGTATCATTTTGAGACTAACGGAGATCGATATGGTTGGGTAAAAGGTAATAATGGCAGATGGCACTACACGCTGTTCATTCAGAATGGTCGTGTAAAGGATGTTGATGGATATCCTCTCATGACGGGTTTACGTGAAATTGCCAAAGTGCATACGGGTGATTTCCGTCTGACTGCGAACCAGAATCTGATCATCGGTAATATTAGCAGCCAGAAGAAGAAAAAGATCGAAGCGCTGATTCAGCAGTATAATCTGACCGATGGTGCGCATTACTCAGCGTTGCGCAGAAGTTCCATGGCTTGTGTTGCGTTTCCGACCTGCGGCCTTGCGATGGCTGAGTCCGAACGTTACTTGCCGTCCCTGATCGACAAACTGGAGCCTGTACTGGACGAAGCCGGGCTGAGAGACAAAGAGATTGTCATTCGGATGACGGGTTGCCCGAACGGATGCGCAAGACCGATGCTGGCGGAGATTTCATTTATCGGTAAAGCGCCGGGTAAATACAACATGTATCTCGGTGGCAGCTTCACCGGACATCGCTTGAATAAGCTGTACAAAGAAAACATTGGCGAAACCGAGATTCTGGACACATTAACTCCAATGGTGAACCAGTATGCTAAAGAGCGCAATGAAGGTGAACATTTCGGAGACTTTGTCATTCGTGTGGGTTATGTTCCTGAAGTGTTGGATGGTCGACAATTTCACGCTTAA
- a CDS encoding transposase, translating into MAKKGQTFQTYTEEFKLNAVRSYVEGSSSYKVVAEREGIRNCSQLKVWVKKWKNGEAFDERKNSVPNPLKGRPRKAFGSVEEERDYLQAQVDYLKKRYPNLVKEKR; encoded by the coding sequence ATGGCGAAAAAAGGGCAAACATTTCAGACATATACGGAAGAATTCAAATTGAATGCAGTTAGATCCTATGTCGAAGGTTCTTCAAGTTACAAGGTGGTTGCTGAGCGCGAGGGGATTCGAAACTGTTCACAACTGAAGGTGTGGGTGAAAAAGTGGAAAAACGGGGAAGCGTTCGATGAGCGAAAAAACAGTGTGCCCAATCCACTGAAGGGACGTCCCCGTAAAGCCTTTGGCAGCGTGGAGGAAGAACGAGACTATCTTCAAGCACAGGTGGATTATTTAAAAAAGCGGTATCCAAATCTAGTAAAGGAGAAGCGCTGA